The proteins below are encoded in one region of Brachyspira intermedia PWS/A:
- the ftsZ gene encoding cell division protein FtsZ: protein MNPNYRIQLADNMKGSEKMAFKNDSSSLDTVIKVIGVGNGGCNAVNRMIEEGLKDVEFIAMNTDAQALSRSNAPTRIVLGDRVTQGLGAGTDPDKGAEAAREDIANIEEVVSGANLVFIASSFGGGTGTGASPVVAEAAKKAGALTIGVVTKPFEYEGKLKMSRAESGIDKMLSVVDSLIIIPNENLYDMVDMDDYSYEEALSVVDDILRQGVQGISDIITQTGFINVDFADVKTMISLSNGRAHLGIGVGKGDDRLQKAITNAFENPLLDVSSIKNARGILANIVCPKDFAMKEYREASKIINNYANDNANIKIGVCPKEDIKDEIIVTIVATGFDANSKNDSENKDVDSHANDIINKSVTSNKKDEVINNNTNTSNDTVTNKTAEPVVESKSDNKVDDKKVNDKEEVNNKPEINKVEVNKVEINEKIIAESKTASKNIAENIVEIDNINTIVKEPEEEKEVELETAQTKTEIEAVNNINVINNKSADKIVVEEEKQEIKEQVLVSNNNDIQETKEYKFENNIRNLKKPLITKTNRFNNINENTFIEEENKSSISNEENYNKNDDIIETFNRTIVNNNSEYAHRYETKERISEEMRFEDEEKHNNPHSDYHKKPFDIVSDDYMEKHNKMGSKMSIFGETYTVDNDLEKPAFLRRQIQARNTMR from the coding sequence ATGAATCCTAACTATCGCATACAATTGGCAGATAATATGAAAGGGAGCGAAAAAATGGCATTTAAGAATGATTCTTCATCATTGGATACAGTAATAAAAGTAATAGGAGTCGGAAACGGCGGATGTAATGCTGTAAACAGAATGATAGAAGAAGGTTTAAAAGATGTAGAGTTTATTGCCATGAATACAGATGCTCAGGCATTATCTCGTTCTAATGCTCCTACAAGAATAGTTTTGGGAGACAGAGTAACTCAAGGTTTGGGAGCAGGTACAGATCCAGATAAAGGTGCTGAAGCTGCCAGAGAAGATATTGCTAATATAGAAGAAGTTGTAAGCGGAGCTAATTTGGTATTTATTGCCAGCAGTTTTGGAGGCGGTACAGGAACAGGAGCAAGTCCGGTAGTTGCTGAAGCTGCTAAAAAGGCTGGAGCTTTAACTATAGGTGTTGTTACTAAACCTTTTGAATATGAAGGTAAATTAAAAATGAGCCGTGCTGAATCTGGTATAGATAAAATGCTTTCAGTAGTGGACTCTCTTATCATAATACCTAATGAAAACCTTTATGATATGGTTGATATGGACGATTACAGCTATGAAGAAGCTTTATCTGTAGTAGATGATATACTTCGTCAGGGCGTACAAGGTATATCTGATATAATTACTCAAACAGGATTCATCAATGTTGACTTTGCTGATGTAAAAACTATGATTTCTTTATCTAATGGAAGAGCTCATTTAGGTATAGGAGTAGGTAAAGGCGATGACAGACTTCAAAAAGCTATAACTAATGCCTTTGAAAATCCTCTTTTAGATGTTTCTAGTATCAAAAATGCTAGAGGTATACTTGCTAATATAGTTTGTCCTAAAGATTTTGCTATGAAAGAGTATAGAGAAGCTAGTAAAATCATCAATAATTATGCTAATGATAATGCTAATATAAAAATAGGTGTTTGTCCTAAAGAAGATATTAAAGATGAAATTATCGTTACAATAGTTGCTACAGGATTTGATGCTAATTCAAAAAATGATTCTGAAAATAAAGATGTAGATTCACATGCAAATGATATAATAAATAAGTCTGTAACATCTAATAAAAAAGATGAAGTTATAAATAATAATACTAATACTTCTAATGATACAGTTACTAATAAAACAGCTGAACCTGTTGTAGAAAGTAAGTCTGATAATAAAGTTGATGATAAAAAAGTTAATGATAAAGAAGAAGTAAATAATAAACCAGAAATTAATAAAGTAGAAGTTAATAAAGTAGAAATAAATGAAAAGATTATAGCTGAAAGTAAAACAGCATCAAAAAATATAGCTGAAAATATCGTTGAAATAGATAATATTAATACAATAGTAAAAGAACCGGAAGAAGAAAAAGAAGTTGAACTTGAAACTGCACAGACTAAAACAGAAATTGAAGCAGTTAATAATATTAATGTAATAAATAATAAATCAGCAGATAAAATAGTAGTAGAGGAAGAAAAACAAGAAATTAAAGAACAAGTATTAGTTTCAAATAATAATGATATTCAGGAAACTAAAGAATATAAATTTGAAAATAATATTAGAAATCTTAAAAAGCCTCTAATAACTAAAACAAATAGATTTAATAATATCAATGAAAATACTTTTATAGAAGAAGAAAATAAAAGCAGTATTAGTAATGAGGAAAATTATAATAAAAATGATGATATTATAGAAACATTTAATAGAACTATAGTTAATAATAATTCAGAATATGCTCATAGATATGAAACAAAAGAAAGAATATCAGAAGAGATGCGTTTTGAAGATGAAGAGAAGCATAATAATCCTCATTCAGATTATCATAAAAAACCATTTGATATAGTATCAGATGATTATATGGAAAAACATAATAAAATGGGTTCTAAAATGTCTATATTTGGTGAAACTTATACAGTTGATAATGATTTGGAAAAACCTGCTTTTTTGAGACGTCAAATACAGGCAAGAAATACTATGAGATAA
- a CDS encoding histidinol-phosphatase produces MKYISNLHTHTIYCDGKNTVEENIQYAIDKELISLGFSGHSHFYIDDTSMSEENTIKYLENIKKAKYIYKDKIQVYLGIEGDYYSNLNKDTDKEMGLDYRIGSVHYIDDGNNSYFPIDMSKDTFNETIKHFGNIKEVIFRYYDNVIKMIETQKPDIIGHLDLVRKYNLNKEYFTEEEDWYIKKVDEVIDVIEKNGCIVEVNTKLMNKNNLNAHYPNKTTIKNY; encoded by the coding sequence ATGAAATATATATCAAATTTGCATACGCATACTATATACTGCGATGGTAAAAATACAGTCGAAGAAAATATTCAATATGCTATAGATAAGGAATTAATAAGTTTAGGTTTTTCAGGTCATTCTCATTTTTATATAGATGATACTTCTATGTCAGAAGAGAATACTATTAAATATTTAGAGAATATAAAAAAAGCAAAATATATTTATAAAGATAAGATACAGGTTTATTTAGGAATAGAAGGCGATTATTATTCAAATTTAAATAAAGATACTGATAAAGAAATGGGACTTGATTATAGAATAGGCTCTGTACATTATATTGATGATGGTAATAATTCCTACTTTCCTATAGATATGTCCAAAGATACTTTTAATGAAACTATCAAACATTTTGGAAATATTAAAGAAGTGATTTTTAGATATTATGATAATGTTATAAAAATGATAGAAACTCAAAAGCCTGATATTATAGGACATTTAGATTTGGTGAGAAAATATAATTTGAATAAAGAATATTTTACTGAAGAGGAAGATTGGTATATTAAAAAGGTAGATGAAGTCATAGATGTTATTGAGAAAAATGGATGTATAGTTGAGGTAAATACTAAACTTATGAACAAAAATAATTTGAATGCTCATTATCCTAATAAAACAACTATAAAAAATTATTAG
- a CDS encoding sodium-dependent transporter, with amino-acid sequence MNNEKRERLSSRIGFILVSAGCAIGLGNIWRFPYITGKYGGALFVIIYLICLALIGLPILIMEFSIGRAGQKDIAGSYKVIEKEGSKWHLIGYVQMLGCLILMMFYTSVTGWTITYAYYMATGATLGLTPDGISEFFGKMLSNPAIMILSLFIAVFLGTLICFKGLQKGVERASKIMMSSLFVIVIILIMRSITLDGAIEGIKFYLLPDLSKMFNGGIGNFFEVIYAALGQAFFTLGIGVGSMTIFGSYIGKERSLTNESIIIVILDTSIAFLAGLVIFPACFAFGVNPGEGAGLAFVTLPNIFNSMPMPRVWGTLFFLFLSMAALTTVVTVFENLIAFTMSQFDMPRNKASILVGIVVFICSLPTALGFNVLSFIQPMGKNTSFLDLFDFIISYNLVELGGIYIIIFCVSKYGWGWDNFIKEVDSGSGIKFPKFSRIYITYVLPVILFAIFIINYIYKFFL; translated from the coding sequence ATGAATAATGAAAAAAGAGAGAGATTATCTAGTAGAATTGGTTTTATTCTTGTATCAGCCGGATGTGCTATAGGTCTTGGAAATATATGGCGTTTTCCTTATATAACTGGAAAATACGGCGGAGCTCTTTTTGTTATTATATATTTAATATGTCTAGCTCTTATAGGGCTTCCAATACTTATAATGGAATTTAGTATAGGAAGAGCCGGACAAAAAGATATTGCAGGTTCATATAAAGTAATAGAAAAAGAAGGTAGTAAATGGCATTTAATAGGTTATGTACAAATGCTTGGCTGTTTAATACTTATGATGTTTTATACTAGTGTTACAGGATGGACTATTACCTATGCATATTATATGGCAACAGGTGCTACTTTAGGACTTACACCTGATGGAATATCAGAGTTTTTTGGAAAAATGCTTTCTAATCCTGCTATAATGATTTTAAGTTTATTTATTGCTGTATTTTTGGGAACATTAATATGTTTTAAAGGGCTCCAAAAAGGGGTTGAAAGAGCTTCTAAAATTATGATGTCTTCATTGTTTGTTATAGTAATAATATTAATAATGAGATCCATTACCTTAGACGGTGCTATTGAAGGTATAAAATTCTATTTGCTTCCTGATTTATCTAAAATGTTTAATGGAGGAATAGGTAATTTTTTTGAGGTTATATATGCAGCTTTAGGACAGGCATTTTTTACATTGGGAATCGGTGTTGGAAGTATGACTATATTCGGAAGTTATATAGGAAAAGAAAGATCTTTAACTAATGAATCTATAATAATAGTAATATTAGATACTTCAATAGCTTTCCTTGCAGGACTTGTTATATTTCCTGCTTGTTTTGCTTTCGGAGTTAATCCTGGAGAGGGAGCTGGTTTAGCATTTGTAACATTGCCTAATATATTTAATTCTATGCCTATGCCTAGAGTATGGGGAACATTGTTCTTCTTATTTTTATCTATGGCGGCATTAACTACAGTTGTTACTGTATTTGAAAATTTAATAGCTTTTACTATGTCTCAATTTGATATGCCTAGGAATAAAGCTTCTATATTAGTGGGAATAGTTGTATTTATATGTTCTCTTCCTACGGCTTTGGGATTTAATGTATTGTCATTCATACAGCCTATGGGAAAAAATACTAGTTTCTTAGATTTATTTGATTTTATAATAAGCTATAATTTAGTTGAGCTTGGAGGTATATATATAATAATATTCTGTGTATCTAAATATGGCTGGGGATGGGATAATTTTATTAAGGAAGTAGATTCTGGATCTGGAATAAAATTTCCTAAATTCTCAAGAATATATATAACTTATGTTCTTCCTGTAATATTATTTGCTATATTTATTATTAATTATATATATAAATTTTTCCTATAA
- a CDS encoding SPOR domain-containing protein, which yields MELNQNPNVEEKGASINHNIGRKKTLYIVNFTPIRLLIFSISSVALILFIFVLGFHLGGSKPVHANNTDDSIAALMRNAQDSENMAATEVSTADMPNNDITALSEYDAAVNNSIIREGNTSADRYNEYTQNLASELDAINENIKEKDTAGLAPNTTYTPPQQMASIAPVKTTTTTTKKSTVPYTRSSSADSIYFIQVAVGYDKDNTYSARDSLKAKFPKAFIKEETMSDGKMMYKLKVGRYETREEAQKALAEIKKIPAYKDSYIYSDKKVS from the coding sequence ATGGAGTTAAATCAAAATCCAAACGTAGAAGAAAAAGGCGCTTCTATTAATCACAATATTGGCAGAAAAAAAACTCTTTATATAGTTAATTTTACCCCTATAAGATTATTGATATTTTCTATCAGTTCTGTTGCTTTAATTTTATTTATATTTGTATTAGGTTTTCATTTAGGCGGTTCAAAACCTGTTCATGCAAATAATACTGATGATTCTATTGCAGCTTTAATGAGAAATGCTCAGGACAGTGAAAATATGGCAGCAACAGAAGTAAGCACTGCAGATATGCCAAATAATGATATTACTGCATTAAGTGAATATGATGCTGCAGTTAATAATAGCATTATTAGAGAAGGCAATACTTCAGCAGACAGATACAATGAGTATACTCAGAATTTGGCTTCTGAATTAGATGCTATAAATGAAAATATCAAAGAAAAAGATACAGCTGGATTAGCACCTAACACTACTTATACTCCTCCTCAGCAAATGGCTAGTATAGCTCCTGTTAAGACAACAACAACTACTACTAAAAAGAGTACTGTTCCTTATACTAGAAGTTCTTCAGCAGATTCTATATACTTTATACAGGTTGCTGTAGGTTATGACAAAGATAATACTTATTCTGCTAGAGATAGTTTAAAAGCTAAATTCCCAAAGGCTTTTATCAAAGAAGAAACTATGTCTGACGGAAAAATGATGTATAAGTTAAAAGTAGGCAGATATGAAACTAGAGAAGAAGCTCAAAAGGCTTTAGCTGAAATAAAAAAGATTCCAGCATATAAAGATAGTTACATTTATTCCGATAAGAAAGTAAGTTAA
- the coaE gene encoding dephospho-CoA kinase (Dephospho-CoA kinase (CoaE) performs the final step in coenzyme A biosynthesis.), whose protein sequence is MERNIVGVYGLICSGKSSFSKMLAKEMNALYIDADLIGHKALIENKDNIVKEFSSSILDENNNIDRKKLGGIVFCNAKKLKKLQELNYPYIENKVKEMVDSTDKDVVIEAALIMRSKIPAICSSLIYVNAKTSDIIKRMKKTRNISEREARKRLKMQRDVKNNRFDADILINNMKDYNNLIMISKKLGRYYGVKSKSKRRRKRRFY, encoded by the coding sequence ATGGAAAGAAATATTGTAGGAGTATACGGACTAATATGCTCTGGAAAAAGTTCATTTTCTAAAATGCTAGCTAAGGAAATGAATGCATTATATATTGATGCCGATTTGATAGGGCATAAGGCTTTGATCGAAAATAAAGATAATATAGTCAAAGAATTTTCATCATCTATATTAGATGAAAACAATAATATAGACAGAAAAAAACTAGGCGGTATAGTATTTTGTAATGCTAAAAAATTAAAAAAACTTCAAGAACTTAATTATCCTTATATAGAAAATAAAGTAAAAGAAATGGTTGATAGTACAGATAAAGATGTTGTTATAGAGGCAGCTCTCATTATGAGAAGTAAAATACCTGCTATATGCAGCAGCTTGATATATGTTAATGCAAAAACTTCTGATATTATCAAAAGAATGAAAAAAACTAGAAATATTTCAGAAAGAGAAGCAAGAAAAAGATTAAAAATGCAAAGAGATGTTAAAAATAATAGATTCGATGCCGATATTCTAATAAACAACATGAAAGATTATAATAATTTAATTATGATCTCTAAAAAATTAGGAAGGTATTATGGAGTTAAATCAAAATCCAAACGTAGAAGAAAAAGGCGCTTCTATTAA
- a CDS encoding thiamine biosynthesis protein: MSDKKAKAILLLSGGLDSMLVGAILKRENIDVLALRFVTGLEYAVIKEELLEIYSEDPAKKAADFLNIPIRFVSLKDVYLDMFLNPKYGYGSAINPCLDCHILMLKTAKKIMEEEGYDFIATGEVKGQRPMSQKSQDLINAIKESGLEGRLLRPLSAKLLPITKAEEEGLINRENLYDIYGRSRNVQMKLAEEFGITDYPIPAGAGCAIVDKGYARRYNDLVSNNGKDILNIELMQYLAIGRHIRMNKNVKLLLGRNEKENDALEKRKRINCIVLRPNYNRGPFGYSEIYDDKSENIDKDIIYKSAMIMGYFSKEEKDTLSITASYYNNSDNKEYKSEIIEIDNKESKNTKFEQIV, from the coding sequence ATGAGCGATAAAAAAGCAAAAGCTATTTTACTATTATCCGGCGGATTAGACAGTATGCTTGTAGGAGCTATACTAAAAAGAGAAAATATTGATGTTCTTGCTTTAAGATTTGTTACAGGATTGGAATATGCTGTTATAAAAGAAGAATTACTTGAAATATATAGCGAAGACCCTGCCAAAAAGGCTGCTGATTTTCTTAATATACCAATAAGATTTGTATCATTAAAAGATGTTTATTTAGATATGTTTTTAAATCCTAAATATGGATACGGAAGTGCTATTAATCCATGTTTAGACTGTCATATATTAATGCTTAAAACTGCTAAAAAAATAATGGAAGAGGAAGGATACGATTTTATAGCTACAGGCGAAGTTAAAGGACAAAGACCTATGAGTCAGAAATCGCAGGACTTAATCAATGCTATAAAAGAAAGCGGACTTGAAGGAAGATTATTAAGACCATTATCTGCAAAACTTCTGCCTATAACAAAAGCTGAAGAAGAAGGATTGATAAACAGAGAAAATCTTTATGATATATACGGAAGAAGCAGAAATGTACAAATGAAATTAGCTGAAGAGTTCGGAATAACAGACTACCCTATTCCAGCAGGTGCAGGATGTGCTATAGTAGACAAAGGATATGCTAGAAGATATAATGATTTAGTTTCTAATAATGGAAAAGATATACTTAATATAGAGCTTATGCAGTATTTGGCTATAGGCAGACATATAAGAATGAATAAAAATGTTAAGCTTTTACTTGGAAGAAATGAAAAAGAAAATGATGCTTTGGAAAAAAGAAAAAGAATAAACTGCATAGTATTAAGACCTAATTATAATAGAGGACCTTTTGGCTATTCAGAAATATACGATGATAAATCAGAAAATATTGATAAGGATATAATATATAAATCTGCTATGATAATGGGATATTTTTCAAAAGAAGAAAAGGATACTCTATCAATAACAGCATCATACTATAACAATTCTGATAATAAAGAATATAAAAGCGAGATAATAGAAATAGATAATAAAGAATCTAAAAACACAAAATTTGAACAAATAGTTTAA
- a CDS encoding hemolysin family protein has translation MDIIIIIVLILLNGIFAMSEIAVISARKSSLMKDSKEGNKGAKTALALADNPDKFLSTIQIGITLIGILTGIYSGDTVAKEVSNLLVKINVPLSYASLIAQVLVVALVTYLTLIFGELVPKRIGMVMPERIAKVVAAPMTILAKIGAPFVWILSNSALLVSRVLGIKDDKSPVTEEEIKSMIEEGRQGGEVKEIEQDIIERAFFLGDRKIESIMTHRNDIVFLDVNMSNDEIKKIVSKHSFSAYPVVDKNLDNIIGVVRVTDIFDKLNTSKAKIEKFVKKANYFHNNMEVYLVLEEMKKNNTKIGLVSDEFGNIDGMITQSDIFEALVGSVAEGKESKDIRKRKSGGWFVDGQCPIYDFLEYFEIEDENASNHYNTISGLILELLQHVPSEGESLEWKNLNLEVVDMDGARIDKVIVNKIEKTDENKTLDNE, from the coding sequence ATGGATATAATTATAATAATAGTGTTAATACTTTTAAATGGTATTTTTGCCATGTCGGAAATTGCAGTAATTTCTGCTAGAAAATCTTCACTTATGAAAGACAGCAAAGAAGGAAATAAAGGTGCAAAGACAGCATTAGCTTTAGCAGATAATCCTGATAAATTTTTATCTACAATACAAATAGGTATAACTTTAATAGGTATATTGACTGGTATTTACTCAGGCGATACAGTTGCCAAAGAAGTTTCAAATTTACTTGTAAAAATAAATGTACCATTATCTTATGCTTCTTTGATAGCTCAGGTATTAGTTGTGGCATTAGTAACATATCTTACATTGATATTTGGAGAGCTTGTACCAAAAAGAATCGGTATGGTAATGCCTGAAAGAATAGCAAAAGTTGTTGCAGCTCCTATGACAATACTTGCAAAGATAGGTGCTCCTTTTGTGTGGATATTATCTAATAGTGCATTATTAGTTTCAAGAGTTTTAGGAATAAAAGATGATAAAAGTCCTGTTACTGAAGAAGAAATAAAATCTATGATAGAAGAGGGTAGACAAGGTGGAGAAGTTAAGGAGATAGAACAGGATATTATAGAGAGGGCTTTCTTTTTAGGGGATAGAAAAATAGAATCTATAATGACTCATAGAAATGATATAGTATTTTTAGATGTGAATATGAGTAATGATGAGATAAAAAAGATAGTATCAAAACATTCTTTTTCTGCTTATCCTGTTGTTGATAAAAATTTGGATAATATTATTGGTGTTGTGAGAGTAACTGATATATTTGATAAATTAAATACTTCAAAGGCTAAAATAGAAAAGTTTGTTAAAAAGGCCAATTACTTTCATAATAATATGGAAGTTTATTTGGTGCTTGAAGAGATGAAAAAGAATAATACTAAAATAGGGCTTGTATCAGATGAGTTTGGTAATATAGACGGAATGATTACTCAAAGCGATATATTTGAGGCTTTAGTGGGTTCTGTAGCAGAAGGAAAAGAGAGTAAGGATATTAGAAAGAGAAAGAGCGGAGGATGGTTTGTGGATGGTCAGTGTCCTATATATGATTTCTTAGAGTATTTTGAAATAGAAGATGAAAATGCTTCAAATCATTATAATACAATAAGCGGTTTGATATTAGAATTACTTCAGCATGTACCTAGTGAAGGCGAATCTTTAGAATGGAAAAATTTAAATTTAGAAGTTGTTGATATGGACGGAGCCAGAATAGATAAAGTTATTGTAAATAAAATAGAAAAGACTGATGAAAATAAAACTTTAGATAATGAATAG
- a CDS encoding tetratricopeptide repeat protein produces MKKNIFKKRLLLSLFIFQIFTFHAFSQNTVEDALKLYNERNYESSIRILESLNVKPSDLDSYLLLIDNYMKLNNFAMVETLIADAERYHSRNYKLLERKLMMELMNNRNSEARTTVNDIKRLDSKNYIANYSEGVLSERAGYYQTAMNMYERARVIDRVRPEATVALAYLHLANGDNQIALNLFNENMTNNPRMAESYYHLANYYYLNKDYNKSLNEINNALFYYTNYNDAKILKANVYISLGKYDEAIAILEYMPDTGFQDNFKYYYIGNVYEGADNYVRAKNAYINYLRTKPDDELGRLAYERVLLHTNPTPDYERDRAALYYGNLASYYTRLADNIRAQAYLKHMLKLNPANTYARLMLSDVYRRMGLEEKSLEELEIAKNVNPEEKSIIYKYDSYKRKLDKNIVSKSWGIEQYNLETPGFTVAITDTITAQKDSPLFLNTSLYQTLAYVLPQFGRFKVLEMYTNYYDTIDLYRELNSRNVDYFLRGSAFQNNDTFTIMLDLVDVKSEKVVTNFTVMTRGREKVMGAAVMAGRVVNNSIPFYSKVIKIHNDNIYINAGRMQGVTNNMNLILYDTSAPRTDLSTRGYNRAIGMIKVITADENVSLAKLIDGRLLNKVNLNQIVMPYITNTVQNTNTNAVN; encoded by the coding sequence ATGAAGAAAAATATTTTTAAAAAAAGATTATTATTAAGTCTTTTTATTTTTCAAATATTTACTTTTCATGCATTTTCTCAAAATACTGTAGAAGATGCTTTGAAATTGTATAATGAAAGAAATTATGAAAGTTCTATAAGAATATTAGAATCTCTTAATGTTAAGCCTAGTGATTTAGATTCATATCTTTTACTTATAGATAATTATATGAAGCTTAATAACTTTGCTATGGTTGAAACTTTAATAGCTGATGCCGAGCGTTATCATTCAAGAAATTATAAATTACTTGAAAGAAAATTAATGATGGAGCTTATGAATAATAGAAATTCAGAAGCTAGAACAACAGTTAATGATATAAAAAGATTAGATAGTAAAAATTATATAGCCAATTATAGCGAAGGTGTTTTAAGTGAAAGAGCAGGATACTATCAGACAGCTATGAATATGTATGAAAGAGCTAGGGTTATTGACAGAGTAAGACCTGAAGCTACTGTGGCTTTAGCATATTTGCATTTAGCTAATGGCGATAATCAAATAGCTTTAAATTTATTCAATGAAAATATGACTAATAATCCTAGAATGGCTGAATCTTATTATCATTTAGCTAATTATTATTATTTGAATAAGGATTATAATAAATCTTTAAATGAAATCAATAATGCTTTATTTTATTATACAAATTATAATGATGCTAAAATATTGAAAGCCAATGTATATATTTCTTTGGGTAAATATGATGAGGCAATAGCTATATTAGAATATATGCCTGATACAGGATTTCAAGATAATTTCAAATATTATTATATAGGTAATGTTTATGAGGGTGCTGATAATTATGTACGTGCAAAAAATGCATATATAAATTATCTTAGAACTAAGCCTGATGATGAACTTGGAAGACTTGCTTATGAAAGAGTATTGCTTCATACAAATCCTACTCCAGATTATGAGAGAGATAGGGCAGCTTTATACTATGGAAATTTAGCTTCTTATTATACAAGACTTGCAGATAATATAAGAGCTCAGGCATATTTAAAACATATGTTAAAATTAAATCCAGCCAATACTTATGCTAGATTAATGCTTTCAGATGTTTATAGAAGAATGGGATTAGAAGAAAAGTCTTTAGAAGAATTAGAAATAGCAAAAAATGTTAACCCAGAAGAAAAATCTATTATATACAAATATGATAGTTATAAAAGAAAATTAGATAAAAATATAGTTTCAAAATCTTGGGGAATAGAGCAGTATAATCTTGAAACTCCCGGATTTACAGTTGCTATAACAGATACTATTACAGCACAGAAAGATAGTCCTTTATTTTTGAATACATCTTTATATCAGACATTAGCCTATGTGCTTCCTCAATTCGGAAGATTTAAAGTATTGGAGATGTATACAAACTATTATGATACAATAGATTTATATAGAGAACTTAATAGCAGAAATGTTGATTATTTTTTAAGAGGTTCTGCTTTTCAGAATAATGATACTTTTACTATTATGCTTGATTTAGTAGATGTTAAGAGTGAAAAAGTTGTTACTAATTTTACTGTTATGACTAGAGGCAGAGAAAAGGTAATGGGTGCTGCTGTTATGGCAGGAAGAGTTGTAAACAATAGTATTCCTTTCTATTCTAAAGTTATAAAGATTCATAATGATAATATATACATAAATGCTGGAAGAATGCAAGGTGTAACTAACAATATGAATTTGATTCTTTATGATACTTCAGCTCCTAGAACTGATTTATCTACTAGAGGTTATAACAGAGCTATAGGTATGATAAAGGTTATAACAGCAGATGAAAATGTTTCTTTGGCTAAGCTTATAGACGGAAGGCTTTTAAATAAAGTTAATTTAAATCAAATAGTAATGCCTTATATAACAAATACAGTTCAAAACACTAATACTAATGCTGTTAATTAA